A genomic segment from Bacillota bacterium encodes:
- the hutH gene encoding histidine ammonia-lyase produces MGDENAVRVTGEGLTVEDMARVAAGAGVCLDERARERMEASRQVVIRAVEEGRPVYGVTTGFGRLAQVSVSRSDLARLQENLLASHAVGVGDPLPPEVVRGAMLLRANTLAKGHSGARAVVVDLLLGMLNRDVVPIVPSKGSLGASGDLAPLAHLSLVLTGKGEAWYEGRRMPGGEALASAGLEPLALEPKEGLALINGTQVMTALGALLCDRARRLSLLADITGAMSLEALRGIPSAFDPRLHRLRPHPGQMATARNLLGLLEGSQLTTRSGEVRVQDPYSLRCIPQVHGASKDALAYARRVVEVEMNSVTDNPLVFPGEEEVISGGNFHGQPVALAMDFLGIALAELGSISERRVEQMLNPALSGLPAFLAPESGLNSGFMIAQYTAAALVSENKVLAGPASIDSIPTSANQEDHVSMGTIAARKAWEIAGNLEAVLAIEGLAACQAMDMRRPLAPGAGTRESRRVLREGVPFMERDRELHRDIETVRVMMASGSLFAAVEAAVDLECGGDEE; encoded by the coding sequence ATGGGAGATGAGAACGCCGTAAGGGTCACCGGCGAGGGGCTCACCGTGGAGGATATGGCCCGGGTGGCTGCCGGGGCCGGGGTATGCCTTGATGAAAGGGCCCGGGAGCGGATGGAGGCCAGCCGCCAAGTGGTAATCAGGGCTGTGGAGGAGGGGCGCCCGGTATACGGGGTCACAACTGGCTTTGGCCGGCTGGCCCAGGTCAGCGTTTCCCGGAGTGACCTCGCGAGGCTCCAGGAGAACCTTTTAGCCAGCCACGCCGTGGGGGTGGGAGACCCTCTTCCCCCCGAGGTGGTGCGCGGGGCAATGCTCCTCAGGGCGAACACCCTGGCCAAGGGCCACTCCGGGGCGCGCGCCGTGGTGGTGGACCTCCTCCTCGGCATGCTCAACCGGGACGTGGTACCCATCGTGCCATCCAAGGGCTCCCTGGGGGCCAGCGGCGACCTTGCCCCCCTGGCCCATCTCTCCCTGGTGCTCACGGGGAAGGGAGAGGCATGGTACGAGGGCCGCAGGATGCCCGGGGGGGAGGCCCTGGCCAGTGCTGGTCTAGAGCCCCTGGCCCTGGAACCCAAGGAGGGACTCGCCCTCATCAACGGCACCCAGGTCATGACTGCCCTGGGAGCCCTCCTTTGCGACCGGGCCAGGCGCCTTTCGTTGCTGGCGGATATCACTGGGGCCATGAGCCTGGAGGCCCTCAGGGGTATCCCGTCCGCCTTCGACCCAAGGTTACACCGGCTTCGTCCCCACCCCGGCCAGATGGCCACAGCCAGGAACCTCCTCGGGCTGCTGGAGGGCAGCCAGCTCACCACCAGGAGCGGGGAGGTTAGGGTGCAGGACCCCTACTCCCTCCGCTGCATCCCCCAGGTCCACGGCGCCTCAAAGGATGCCCTGGCCTACGCCAGGAGGGTGGTGGAGGTGGAGATGAACTCAGTCACCGATAACCCCCTGGTGTTCCCGGGGGAGGAGGAAGTGATCTCGGGGGGCAACTTCCACGGGCAGCCTGTGGCCCTGGCCATGGACTTCCTTGGGATCGCCCTGGCGGAGCTAGGCAGCATTTCAGAAAGAAGGGTCGAGCAAATGCTCAATCCCGCCCTCAGCGGTCTCCCGGCCTTCCTGGCTCCGGAGAGCGGGCTTAACTCCGGTTTCATGATAGCCCAGTACACCGCGGCCGCACTGGTCTCGGAGAACAAGGTGCTGGCAGGTCCGGCCAGCATCGACTCCATCCCCACATCGGCGAACCAGGAGGACCACGTGAGCATGGGTACAATAGCTGCGAGGAAGGCCTGGGAGATCGCGGGTAACCTGGAGGCTGTTCTTGCCATCGAGGGCCTGGCAGCCTGCCAGGCCATGGACATGCGCCGACCCCTGGCGCCGGGCGCCGGCACCCGGGAGTCCAGGAGGGTGTTGAGGGAAGGGGTACCCTTCATGGAGAGGGACCGGGAACTCCACAGGGACATTGAGACGGTGAGGGTGATGATGGCCAGTGGTTCACTCTTTGCCGCGGTGGAGGCCGCGGTGGATCTGGAATGTGGGGGGGATGAAGAGTGA
- the hisD gene encoding histidinol dehydrogenase, which produces MEVLKDARRQSYLRLEGVEQAVKDILRQVREGGDTALLELTRLLDGVSLDHIPVARDAIREAYGQVSQATLESLRFAAAQVEFFARQQAACLQELECSSIPGVTLGHRLIPVERCAAYVPGGRYPLPSSALMSIIPANVAGVRRVAACSPPSREHGGIHPAVLVAMDIAGAGEVYCMGGAQAIAAFTYGTESVPQVDLVVGPGNIYVTEAKRQVAGAVGIDLLAGPSEALIIADDSALPVFVAADLLATCEHDPNSVALLVTPNRDLATRVLGALDQALEGLPTAALAREAWDANGRVILVDSLEEAVRVSNEIAPEHLQVMTLRNDEIIPALVNYGSLFVGDYSPVAFGDYCSGTNHTLPTMGSARFASGLWVGTFTRVAPYQRVTREGASRLASACTHLSGVEGLFAHQRSADLRRY; this is translated from the coding sequence GTGGAGGTGCTCAAGGATGCCCGCAGGCAGTCATACCTGCGGCTGGAAGGTGTCGAGCAGGCGGTCAAGGATATCCTTCGCCAGGTGAGAGAGGGAGGTGACACTGCCCTCCTGGAACTCACCCGTCTCCTTGATGGCGTTTCCCTTGACCACATACCAGTAGCCCGGGATGCCATCCGGGAGGCCTACGGGCAGGTCAGCCAGGCAACCCTGGAGAGCCTCCGGTTCGCCGCCGCTCAGGTGGAATTCTTCGCCCGGCAGCAGGCGGCGTGCCTCCAGGAGCTGGAGTGTTCCAGCATCCCCGGGGTCACCCTGGGCCACAGGCTGATCCCGGTGGAGCGCTGCGCCGCCTACGTGCCCGGGGGTAGATATCCCCTGCCATCATCCGCCCTGATGTCCATCATTCCCGCCAATGTGGCGGGGGTGAGGCGGGTGGCTGCCTGTTCGCCCCCGTCCCGGGAACACGGGGGCATCCACCCCGCGGTGCTGGTGGCCATGGACATTGCCGGCGCCGGTGAGGTCTACTGCATGGGAGGGGCCCAGGCGATTGCCGCCTTCACCTATGGGACCGAGAGCGTCCCCCAGGTGGACCTTGTGGTAGGGCCGGGGAACATCTACGTAACTGAGGCCAAGCGGCAGGTAGCCGGCGCCGTGGGCATCGACCTCCTGGCGGGACCCAGCGAGGCCCTGATCATTGCCGATGACAGTGCTCTCCCCGTCTTTGTGGCCGCCGACCTCCTGGCCACCTGCGAGCACGACCCCAACTCCGTGGCGCTGCTGGTGACCCCCAACCGTGACCTAGCCACTAGGGTGCTGGGGGCCCTGGATCAAGCCCTGGAGGGACTCCCCACCGCGGCCCTGGCCCGGGAGGCCTGGGATGCCAATGGCAGGGTCATCCTCGTGGATTCTCTTGAAGAGGCGGTGAGGGTATCAAACGAGATCGCCCCGGAGCACCTCCAGGTCATGACCCTCCGGAACGACGAAATCATCCCGGCCCTTGTGAACTACGGTTCACTCTTCGTGGGGGACTACTCCCCGGTAGCCTTCGGGGACTACTGCTCAGGCACGAATCACACCCTGCCCACCATGGGAAGCGCACGCTTTGCCAGCGGCCTCTGGGTGGGAACCTTCACCAGGGTGGCGCCATACCAGCGGGTCACCAGGGAGGGAGCGAGCAGGCTTGCCAGTGCCTGCACGCACCTGAGCGGGGTGGAGGGGCTCTTCGCACACCAGCGTTCAGCGGATCTCAGGAGGTACTAG
- a CDS encoding molybdopterin-dependent oxidoreductase has translation MRESRTVCTLDCHPHCGLLATVEAGRVVRVKGDPRHPLTRGITCGKARRHVDRASDPRRLLRPLERRDGTWRAITWEQALDIMSERLLGIRDEYGSLAVLHHDVSGSEGLLGNLSKRFCNAFGGVTTPEGDVCWGSGYAAQSYDFGEPGMHDWADLENSRCIILWGRDPAVTQVHVLPHIMKARARGARVVAINPAAVHVPGGLDMHLAPRPGTDGALALSMAHQIVEDGMTDTGFLRDHVVGFEAFRDMVREYPPERAARVCDVSAEGIREAARLYGEGRPSAILLGYGLQRYANGGQTVRAIDALSAITGNTGVPGGGASYGHRGWKDVFGDITGKSLARGTRRLPWPRLASAIMDAGDPPIKAIIVTRSNPVNQLAGTRRVIEAFRRVDFVVVVDFYMTCTAQLADLVLPVASLFEQEDVVFNSWNPYIALAPKLVDPPGDARSDASIFCQLARHMGLDRFGPFEPRRHLEEALRPAAPLGITLEALEEGPVRNPRVSPVAWEDRCFPTPSGKYELYSERALAGGLDPLPAYRARSEDPDGALGARFPLHFMTSHRRECLNSQFANFPAGHRGCQGLAVEIHPVAAHARGIHHGDPVRVFNDRGGIAGTAILTPELREDVVRARQGGWHQDGEGVNPLTGEQDSDMGLGVPYFDCLCQVKKAR, from the coding sequence ATGCGAGAGTCGAGGACCGTTTGTACCTTGGACTGTCACCCCCACTGCGGGCTCCTGGCCACCGTGGAGGCAGGCAGGGTGGTCAGGGTGAAGGGTGACCCCCGCCACCCCCTTACCAGAGGGATCACCTGCGGCAAGGCAAGGCGGCACGTAGATAGGGCCAGCGATCCCCGCCGCCTCTTAAGGCCCCTTGAGCGCAGGGACGGTACCTGGAGGGCCATAACCTGGGAACAGGCCCTGGATATCATGTCCGAGAGGCTCCTGGGGATTCGTGACGAGTACGGCAGCCTAGCGGTGCTCCACCACGATGTGTCCGGGTCCGAGGGACTCCTGGGCAACCTGTCAAAGAGGTTCTGTAACGCCTTCGGGGGGGTGACTACCCCCGAGGGCGATGTTTGCTGGGGGAGCGGCTACGCTGCCCAGTCCTACGACTTCGGGGAGCCGGGCATGCACGACTGGGCGGACCTTGAGAACTCCAGGTGTATTATCCTGTGGGGGAGAGACCCGGCGGTTACCCAGGTCCACGTGCTCCCTCACATCATGAAGGCCCGCGCCAGGGGCGCCCGAGTGGTAGCCATAAACCCCGCTGCCGTTCATGTCCCAGGGGGCTTGGACATGCACCTAGCGCCGAGGCCTGGTACCGACGGCGCCCTGGCCCTGTCCATGGCCCACCAGATCGTCGAGGATGGCATGACAGACACAGGCTTCCTCAGGGACCACGTGGTAGGTTTCGAGGCCTTCAGGGATATGGTCCGGGAGTACCCGCCCGAGAGGGCAGCAAGGGTCTGTGACGTGAGCGCCGAGGGGATCAGGGAGGCTGCGAGGCTCTACGGGGAGGGCAGGCCCTCCGCCATACTTCTGGGCTACGGCCTCCAGCGCTACGCCAACGGTGGGCAGACGGTGCGGGCCATCGATGCCCTGTCAGCCATCACCGGGAACACCGGTGTCCCCGGCGGCGGGGCGAGCTACGGGCACAGGGGCTGGAAGGACGTGTTCGGGGACATCACGGGGAAAAGCCTGGCCAGGGGAACCCGGAGGCTGCCCTGGCCGCGCCTGGCCAGCGCCATAATGGATGCTGGGGACCCGCCCATCAAGGCTATAATCGTGACTCGCTCCAACCCGGTGAACCAGCTCGCCGGTACCAGGAGGGTGATAGAGGCCTTCCGGCGTGTGGACTTCGTGGTTGTGGTGGACTTCTACATGACCTGTACAGCCCAGTTGGCCGACCTTGTCCTGCCTGTGGCAAGCCTCTTCGAGCAGGAAGACGTGGTGTTCAATTCCTGGAACCCCTACATAGCCCTGGCCCCCAAACTGGTAGACCCCCCTGGGGATGCCCGTTCAGATGCCAGCATCTTCTGCCAACTGGCAAGGCACATGGGCCTTGACCGCTTCGGGCCCTTCGAGCCCCGGAGGCACCTTGAGGAGGCCCTCAGGCCAGCGGCCCCTCTGGGCATAACGCTGGAGGCCCTGGAGGAGGGCCCGGTAAGGAACCCAAGGGTAAGCCCTGTTGCCTGGGAAGACCGGTGTTTTCCCACCCCTTCAGGCAAGTACGAGCTCTACTCAGAGCGGGCCCTTGCTGGCGGGCTGGACCCGCTCCCGGCCTACAGGGCCCGCAGCGAAGACCCTGACGGGGCGCTGGGCGCGAGGTTCCCGCTCCACTTCATGACATCTCACAGGCGGGAGTGCCTTAACTCCCAGTTCGCGAACTTCCCTGCCGGCCACCGGGGTTGCCAGGGTCTTGCTGTGGAGATCCACCCGGTAGCAGCCCATGCCCGCGGCATCCACCATGGCGACCCGGTGCGCGTGTTCAATGACCGCGGGGGGATAGCGGGTACTGCTATCCTCACCCCAGAACTCCGGGAGGACGTGGTAAGGGCACGCCAGGGTGGCTGGCACCAGGATGGGGAGGGGGTCAACCCCCTCACCGGGGAGCAGGACAGTGACATGGGGCTCGGGGTCCCCTACTTCGACTGCCTGTGCCAGGTGAAGAAGGCCAGGTGA
- a CDS encoding transposase has protein sequence MPGPKSNGPRGWLGVDLGIVNIAADSDGVTYSGGQVNGLRKRHAELRARLQSKGTASAKRLLRKRRRKTALPVTSTTASPSGWVAKAKDTGRGIVLEDLKGIRERVTVRKAQRRVQHSWAFHQLGSFIEYKARLAGVPVALIDPRNTSRTCPVCSHVAKANRPTQASFPCVSCGFAGPADTIAAENIRRAVVNQADAGAAYLGPPASPPALAVGS, from the coding sequence GTGCCCGGACCTAAAAGCAATGGCCCCCGGGGGTGGCTTGGTGTGGACCTCGGCATTGTCAACATCGCCGCGGATTCGGACGGCGTGACTTACTCCGGCGGGCAGGTCAACGGCCTGCGGAAGCGCCATGCCGAACTGCGGGCGCGCCTGCAGTCCAAAGGCACCGCATCCGCCAAACGTCTCCTTAGGAAACGGCGCCGGAAGACCGCTTTGCCCGTGACGTCAACCACAGCATCTCCAAGCGGCTGGGTCGCGAAGGCCAAAGACACCGGGCGCGGCATCGTCCTTGAAGACTTGAAGGGCATCCGTGAGCGGGTAACGGTTCGCAAGGCTCAGCGTCGCGTCCAGCACTCCTGGGCTTTTCATCAACTTGGCTCCTTCATTGAGTACAAAGCCCGTCTCGCGGGAGTCCCCGTCGCGCTCATCGACCCTCGAAACACCTCCCGCACCTGCCCCGTCTGCAGCCACGTGGCCAAGGCCAACCGCCCTACTCAGGCCTCTTTCCCCTGCGTGTCCTGCGGCTTCGCTGGGCCTGCGGACACCATCGCTGCGGAGAACATCCGCAGGGCTGTCGTCAACCAGGCGGACGCGGGGGCCGCTTATCTAGGGCCACCTGCAAGCCCACCGGCTTTAGCCGTGGGTAGCTGA